The DNA region CAAGACCACGCAGCATTCCCAGGATCTGGTGCCGGACACCGTCATCTACGACGTCGATCTCACCGTCAGCCTGCCGCCGCACATCTCCGCCGCCAGCGGCATGAATGCGATCGCCCATGCCGTCGAGGCTCTCTATGCGCCCGACGCCAATCCGCTGACCTCGCTGATGGCGGAGGAGGGCATCGCCGCGCTCGCCCGCGCATTGCCGCGCATCATGACGGCCCCGGCCGATCCCGGCGCTCGCCGCGACGCACTCTATGGTGCCTGGCTGTGCGGCGTCTGCCTCGGCGCGGTCGGGATGTCGCTGCACCACAAGCTCTGCCACGTGCTGGGCGGCATGTTCAACCTGCCGCATGCCGAAACCCACGCGATCGTGCTGCCCCACGCGGCTGCCTACAACGCCGCCGCGGCGCCGGAGGCGATGAGCCGCGTCGCGCGCGCACTGCGCAGCGCCAATGCACCGCAGGGCCTGTTTGACCTTGCCCGGCAACTCGCGCTGCCGCGCGCGCTCTCCGGCATCGGAATGCCCGAGGACGGCATCGCGCGCGCCGCGGAGATGGCGGCGCGCAACCCCTATGCCAATCCAAGACCTGTCGAGCGCGTCGCGATCCAGGACCTGATCGCGGCGGCCTGGCGCGGCGATGCGCCCGTGCAGC from Bradyrhizobium sp. B124 includes:
- a CDS encoding maleylacetate reductase, encoding MSVAMPDVGGASIASIASVAAAGDAGQGAFAYCSQQYRVVFGTGTSARLGEESERLGIKRALVLTTSEQQDLGRRLGAGLGDRLAGLFAGARMHTPVEVTNEALRIVESRDIDGLVAIGGGSTVGLGKALSLRTGLPHIAMPTTYAGSEMTPILGETSNGIKTTQHSQDLVPDTVIYDVDLTVSLPPHISAASGMNAIAHAVEALYAPDANPLTSLMAEEGIAALARALPRIMTAPADPGARRDALYGAWLCGVCLGAVGMSLHHKLCHVLGGMFNLPHAETHAIVLPHAAAYNAAAAPEAMSRVARALRSANAPQGLFDLARQLALPRALSGIGMPEDGIARAAEMAARNPYANPRPVERVAIQDLIAAAWRGDAPVQH